TGTATAATCCTCACTTCAGTCCTTAGAAGATCTCTACTGACCaatctgtctcttttttctgGAGCACAGTTCAGATCCATCTAGCTGTTTCTCATtgtttctccttcctcctggctCCCACACTGTGCCCATCCATTTAACCTCATCCATTCTGAAAAGGTTTGTTCTTTAAGGCAGATGCTTGTGGCTACCTACAAAATGATCTATTCTATGCTTCTCTTTCAGAACTGAAAATCGTTTGTTATATAGCCATGAGCCCAGTAGCTACAGGACTGCATTTCCTGCCCACCCGTGCTCTTAGTCATGACTGGTGGGTTTGAGATGCAAGCAGAGCTAGAAGAGAGATTTCTTGGAAGACTGTTTTCAAGGAGCTGACTTAGCTGAGAGATGAGactcttcccttccccacctatttcctaACTGTTGTCTGCATTTTAGTTTTGATGGCTGGATCTCCTGTAGTTATATTGGACAATCATGTAACCTTGGAGATGGATACCACCCAAGCTCTGGCTGGcccacctccagctttgtttcagtgggagagaaaaatcaaatttatCTTGCTAAAGTTTTGGTTGTTTTGTTCTTTGCAATGTGTATCCAAACTTAATCCTGATACTACTATGTGTTTAATATGATATAGCCTTATGTTGTTGTGTTTAGTGAATAtacttatattttacatttcttgtattttttattttataaattgattcATATACCCCATGTATACCTAAATTGCATAAATGCAAAATTATTATTACAAGCATGCTTTCCTatagattttgcatttttatagtttcttagcttctttcttttcttattttctccatATTTGTACAGCCTGGGCCATTTCCTCTCTTATAGCCTCATCCATATCCTTATCTGCAGGCCAAGATAGACTGAGAACTGTGTGTGGAGAACCAAAGAAGAATGAATTACAGTGATATGACTGAAGGATGGTGGTCCTTGATACTCATCATGAATGTTCTGTAGTAGGATCACATTCTCCTGCCTTTGCTGGACCCACCAGCTCCAGGTTTGCCATGACCATGGAAGATATTTCAGCCAGTGGAATTTGAGTACAGTTGATAAGTCACTTCCATATGGAAGAATTATTTTCTGTCCCACTAGCTGGGATGTAGATGTAATGACAGGAACTGGAATAGCCATTTTAGACCAGAGGTTAGTAACCCAGGTGGAAGATGTGACAAGAAAGAAGTAGGTCCCCATCTCTGTGGAGAGACCTGCACAAATATTATATGAAAGAGAATTTAAATTGTATTCTATTTAAGACAATGTTATTTAGGGTTTGTTTACAGTAGATGAACCTATAATGTAACACTCATAATAGAATAACTGATTTTGGTGTTATCCCTGTCTTGGCATGAGAGTCTGAATGAGACAAGATCTACTGACGTATACTTACAAGTGAGTCAAGTGACAGCCCTGCCTTCTGGAAGCTATAGTCTAGGGCCTGTTTCAGAAACTCAAGCAAGAACAAAGCCTCATGGCAGGACAGTCAAGATGCTGTAGGAACACTTGGGAGGGGAACCTAAATCAGTCCTGGTCTCAGGAGGTTGCTTGAAGCAGGAGACAATCCTCTATCAGTCTCCTCACTAATAGGCCATGGTGGCAAGTTTCATGTAAAAGTGATGCATTTCAAATTCCTTCCAGGGTGTTTTTCCTTTTGATCCAGTACTTAAGATATGCCTTTGagacctggttggggaagattgcAAATGCCCCAAGGCAACTAAGCTGCtgggccacaacttctgagcctgagtGCCCGAGAGCCTGTGATCTCCTCAAGAGAAGGACAGGACTGAAAACCAGTGTGCTGCAATTACATAGTAACTCCTGCTTTCTGCAAATAGAGAAGACCTCAGTAGAAATGAAGACATAGttcagccaaaattaaaaagaaaacaattctccCAGAGAAACCAGTGTGGTCTCAGGGGAAGCAGGATATGACAAAGGACAAAAGCCGTCTGGGTCTGATGTCATTCAAGTCGTGGAGAGGGAAGCAACAGTTTGTCTTCACATGGAACTTGGGACATAAGATGTGCCTCAAACGTGCCCCAACACAATGCTAGAGAGTTGGGATTTCACTCTACTACTAACATCTCCCACTCATCCTCCAACTGCACCCAGCTGGTGTCTCCAAGCCCTTGGGTTAGATACTCCAAAGATAAACAAAAGGTGACACTAGAACCAAAAGACATCAAAGCTCACAAAAATGAAACCTCAGGTCATAACTAGATTTTTGCACCCAATCTGTCATCTCTAGGATCATATCTGGAATCCTGTATCTCTAAAGAAAAAGATGGGTGTAtacagtaatcttttttttttaatgagcttttAATTTATATACGATTATAGTgtatttacagtattgtattatatattagaTGTATGGAAAATTAATTcccttatatatacatatgtatccattctttcttaGATTTGTTTCCCATACAGGATGTTACAGACTGCTGAGCAGAATTCCTGTGCTATATGTCAGGTACTGGTTCattatttatgaaatataatagtatacatatattaatctcAAACTTTCAATTGATCCCTCTCCCACCTTGCCACTGTGGTAACTGTAATTATTGTTTTGACCGAGGAAAGTGTCTAGACACTTTTTGGATCAGAGTCTGTGCTTGTGAAAGTGCAGTGGCCAGAGAAAGCAAACCTGAGAGACACTCATTTGAGATGATGCTAAATGTTGAGAAGGGCCCGGCCATGCAAAAAGCTGGGAGAAAAGAATTCTAGATGTGGGAAGTAGCCACTGCTAGGAACCAAGGTAACTAAGCTTAATAAATGGCTACCCCTCCACTGCCAACCATCCTTCCATGCTTGGAACGTGGCCTGCAGCTCAATCAATATGGCCTCATCCCGTACTTCAGTTGTGAGTTAGCAGCAATGAGCCATATCAACCTTCCCAAGAAGAAAGAACCTGGGGCTATCACAAGGCTGAATCAGCTCTGGACTCAGGGACATGTACACACACTGGTTATCACAGGGAGCATCAGGTGCCAGGGGCACCACCAATGCCTTGACTATCTCCATGTACTTGTTCTCAGGCGTAGAAACTCCAAGGAACTGATAGAGCAAAGAAACAAGTAATCACTCTTGTTTCATCTTGCCCTGTGTGATTCCCATGGCCCTTTGACCACACTGCTCTCTGCCCAAAAaccttttcctctattccttcttcAAAGGAGTCTTGAGAATAATATCAGCCCCTGACTCTGAAGCCTGGTGGCTGAAACATCTCACAATCAGCTGCGACCCAGAAATGTCCAGCCTTGTCCcatgtttctgtcctttgtctCCAACCAGATTCATAAAGCAAAGTCCCTGAGAAACACACATGTGATTCTATCCAACTGAAGGCCTTTGATGCTCCAAGGTCTCTTGGAGCCTCAGAGAGGGAACACATCCCCTTCATCATGGCTAGTCTCAAACCCCAACTTCGCTCAGCCAGCGGTTCCCTGTGGAAACATAAGACAATTCTCTAAGTTGCCAGGAGGCTGAGAAGAGAATGTTTCTCGCTGTGAATGCAGGTCCATGTTAGCCAGGCAGCCAAGGGTCTGTCTTTGGTGAACGAGGAGTGGAAGCTCTTTGGATTCTGAGTTGGGAGTGAGTCAGTCACCGCCTGCATGACTGCCTACTGCGGTCACAACAATTGGGGTTTCCCCTCTGTGCCTTGACACAGACGAAACAGCCCTGAATATTGCTTTCCTGCTGCCACATGGAGATAGGTCTGCTGATAAAATCGGAGCCAGGCTTGAGGGTTGATGGGCAAGAAACTTCCACTCTGGTGCTTGCAAACATCTGAGACCTCCCCAGCAGTGGTACAATTGAGCTATCTCTCATCATGCCCTTCCTGGAAGTCTCCTAGCCTGGGAACCAGAGTTCCCAAGTCCTCACTAACTTACCTGCTGCCTACGCTGAGTCACACACCCCAGatttcagttttttcctttcctggatGAGGGAGACTGGACTTCCTCTAGAACAGTTGTTCCAGACTGAAGCTCAGTGCCAATCAGTGGACAAGTGGCTCAGAGTTGCATGTTCCTGAGGATGCTGAGGCTCCCTGTGATGGGCCAGGGGTTGTAACTCTCTGGTGATGTTCCTGGATCTTGGGCTCAGGCCTGGAAATTGTCGACCACTTGGCACACAGCTGCTGCGACACTGAGGACTTTAGAGGCCTTGCCCACTGGAACTTACCACCACTTGGGttctgagagatgagatcaggtcATTATAAGTCAGAAGTTACCAATGGGGAAGCTTGTAGATTCTTCAGCAGAAACCCAAATTAGTCTGATGAATCCTCTCTCCTAAAAAACACTGGGAACAAGATATGCAAGAACTCTTAGacaaattttgtaatattttaaatactatttcaagTAGGTCAATTTTTGGTTGACCTGCCATTTGCTCTTTGGCCTGGGAGGATACCCACAGTTAGAGTGGAATCAAAGGGCCTCTGGGGGAGGCTGTCTCTCTCCCTGTGACTCATTGGGAATGAGGACGCCTCTATCCCCTGCATATCTGGAGTAAAATTCCAGCAGGAAGGACGTGACCTCCAAGTCTCACCAGAAGACACATGTAGGTCTGGCCCTCTGGTAGGCAATATTATTCTCCAAGGGCATCTTACTTTCCTCCTGGGTCCGGTGCAAGCTGCCTACCTCATGATTACTGGCTTCTGaattcctcctcccttctcttgcAGATATCTATGCAGACCCACTTGTGGCTCACGACCTACTCAGGCCCTATCCCTCACCTGAAGCTGGCactaaagtaggaaaaaccaaGGAGGGGGCTGCCCATTTCATTGTTTCTGAAAATGTCTCCATCCCTTCTGCTCCCAGACACTGTACTGAATCAATATCTCCAACTCGATTACTCAGAAACAAGTCTAGGTCTGATGTCATTCAAGTCGTGCCGAGGGAAGATACAGTCTGTTTTCACATGGAACTTGGGGCATAAGTTGTGCCTCAAATGTGTCCCAACCCAAGCCTAGGGTGCTGGGATTTCACTCTCCTACTAGCACCTCCCTCTCATCCTGCAACTACACCCAGCTGGGGTCTCCAAGCCCTTGTATTAGATACTCTGAATACAAATTAAAGGTGACACTAGAAGCAACAGACACCAAAGCTCAGGAAACTGTAACCTCAGATCGTGTCTAGATTTCTGCACCCACTCTGCCATCTCCAGCATCATATCTGGAATCCTGCGTCTCTAAAGAAACCTATGGGTCTCTACAGGTAaccttttatttctaaattcagCATCTAATTTATTGAGGAGATAAGTGGATTTAAGGTATTGTATTAATATTAGTTGTATGGGACATTAATACCCTgaaacatacacatgtatccattcttgcTTAGATTCGTTTCCCCTACAGGATATTACAGACTACTGAGCAGAATTCCTGTGCTATATGTTAGGTCTTTGTTCATTATCTATGAAATATAATAGTATACATATATTGGACGTTATTACTGGGCACCTCTGCGCGCACAGGAAGATGGCTGAGCAGGTAACATCCGTCGATCACCCATCGCAGAAGCGGTTTTCAGGAAACTTGTAACTGATCAAAAGATTTCAGATAATTGGGTCATTGACAGTGGGGCTGTTTCTGACTGGAACATGGGCCGGTCACCAGATCCAAGAGCTGTGAGCTGCCTAAGAAATGATGGCATTAACACAGCCCATAAAGCAAGACAGGTTACCAAAGAAGACTTTGCCACTTTTGATTATATACTATGTATGGATGAGAGCAATCTGAGAAATCTGAATAGAAAAAGTAATCAAGTTAAAAACTGCAGAGTGAAAATCGAACTACTCGGGAGCTATGAACCACAAAAACAATTTATCATTGAAGATCCCTATTATGGCAACGACGTGGACTTTGAGACCGTCTACCAGCAGTGTGTGCGGTGCTGCAGGGCCTTCCTGGAGAAGGTCCGCTGAACAGGCCATCCCGCTGTGGCCTAGGCTCGTCCCCCCAGGCCATGTGTCAACTGTCAACAGTGTCCCTTCTGAGCCAAGGCTGCAGCCCTCCCTTCAGCTTACTTGCTGTTTCTCACCTGAGAAAATAATTGTAGATGGAAATCAGTCTTTGTGTTTAgcaaaagagtaaagaaaaaatcTTTGATTCAGATAGTTCATGGAGTAAGAGTTCCTTAGACTAGCTAAACCTCCCACTTTGCCCCAGTTACAAAAACAGtggaacagtggaaatagtggagCAGCACAGTAGAACATGATGAAGTGAATAAGACTTCCCTCCAGGAACCCGCACTACCTCTCCCTCCCGACGGGCCCCTGCCTGCACTACCTCTCGATGCCAGGGCCTGGCATCCAGTGACGCTGGTCGAGTGTCCCGCGCTCACAGTGCCCACGCGTGTATTTTCAGGACAGGAAGGAGGGATATTTGTGGGATTCACCTTTAGCACCTTCACTCCTTCTTAGTTTGTGCCTGTGTAGCTTATTTCATAAGGAAGTCAACTTATTTGTTCCCATTTGAACCCCTTTGCCTCTGGAAATGTAATTATAACCAGGAGAAGTGTCTGCTGGTTTATCTTATGGTCAGTTTGGGGACTGTGTCTGCTTCTACATGCATATAATTGCCTGAATGCCAGTTATAGATCACCTTGTGTGGGAAAAAGTATTAAGGTGGAAAAAAGTTCTTTTATGTTGGAATACTTAAATATTGGTATATTAAGTATTCTTTTGTCAGTGCCTGGTTGTAGGGGAATATACATAATTTGTGTGCACTTTGAAATAACtgatctaaaattcatatgaatgtATGTCAGACAAAATTGTTCTCAAATAAACTggggaaattagaaaaattaaaaaaatttaaaaaaagaaatataatagtATACGTATATTAATCTCAAACTTTCAATTGATCCCTCTTCCACCTTGCCACTGTGGTAAAAGTAATTATTGTTTTGGCTGAGGTAAGTGTCTAGGCACTTTTTGGATCAGAGTCTGTGCTTGTGAAAGTGCAGTGGCCAGAGAAAGCAAACCTGAGAGACACTCATTTGAGATGATGCTAAATGTTGAGAAGGGCCTAGCCATGCAAAAAGCTGGTAGAAAAGCATTCTAGATGTGGGAAGTAGCCACTGCTAGGAACCAAGGTAACCAAGCTTAATAAATGGCTACCCTTCCACTGCCAACCATCCTTCCATACTTGGAACTTGGCCTGCACCTCAAACACCATGGCCTCATCCTGTACTTCAGTTGTGAGTTAGCAGCACTGAGCCATATCAACCTTCCCAAAAAGGAAGAACCTGGGGCTATCACAAGGCTGAATCACCCCTGGAGTCAGAGACATGTACACACACTGGTTATCTCCATTAGCACCAGGTGCCAGGGGTACCACCAATGCCTTGACTATCTCCATGTACTAGTTCTCAGGTGTAGAAACTCCAAGGAACTGACAGAGCAAAGAAACAAGTAATCACTCTTGTTTCATCTTGCCCTGCGTGATTCCCAAGGCCCTTTGACCACACTGCTCTCTGCCCAAAaaccttttcctctatttcttcttcaAGGGTGGCTTGTGTATAACATCAGCCCCTGACTCTGAAGCCTGGTGGCTGAAACAACTCACAATCAGCTGGGACCCAGAAATGTCCAGCCTTTTCCTGTGTTCCTGTCCTTTGTCTCCAACCAGATTCATAAAGCAAAGTCCGTGAAAAACATACATGTAATCCTAACCAACTGAAGGCCTTTGATGCTCCAAGGTCTCCTCAAGCATCAGAGAGGGAACACATCCCCTTCACCATGGCTAGTCTCAAACCCCAACTTCGCTCAGCCAGCAGTTCCCTGTGGAAACATAAGACACTTCTCTAAGTTGCCAGGAGGCTGAGAAGAGAATGTTTCTCGCTGTGAATGCAGCTCCATTTTAGTCAGGCAGCCAAGGGTCTGTCTCGGGTGATCAAGGAGCAGGAGCTCTTTGGattctgcattgggagtgagtCAGTCACCACATTCATGACTGCCTCCTGGGGTCACAACATCTGGAGTTTCCTCACTGTGCCTTGAACACAGAAGAAACAGCCCTGAATATTGCTTTCCTGCTGCCACATGGAGGTAGGTCTGCTGATAAAATCGGAGCCAGGCTTGAAGGGCAATGGGAGAGAAACTTCCACTCTGGTGCTTGCAAACATCTGAGAGCTCCCCAGCAGTGGAGGCAATTGAGCTATCTCTCATCTTGCCCTTCCTGGAAGCCTCCTAGCCTGGGAAACAGAGTTCCTTGGTCCCAAGTCTTCACTAACTTACCTGCAGCCTTAAGCTCAGTCATCCACCCCAGGGTTCCATTTCCCATCTCTTGGATGATGGAGACTGGACTTCCTCCAGAACACTTGTTCCAGACTGAAGCTCAATGCCAATCAGTGGACAAATGGCTCAGAGGTGTGTGTTGCTGAGGATGCT
Above is a genomic segment from Dama dama isolate Ldn47 chromosome 2, ASM3311817v1, whole genome shotgun sequence containing:
- the LOC133067924 gene encoding low molecular weight phosphotyrosine protein phosphatase-like — its product is MGRSPDPRAVSCLRNDGINTAHKARQVTKEDFATFDYILCMDESNLRNLNRKSNQVKNCRVKIELLGSYEPQKQFIIEDPYYGNDVDFETVYQQCVRCCRAFLEKVR